A single region of the Salicibibacter cibi genome encodes:
- the fmt gene encoding methionyl-tRNA formyltransferase, giving the protein MGTPDFAVPILNMLVEEGHTVLKVVTQPDRPKGRKQKPAEPPVKGEAERLGLEVLQPEKVKGSVADILEPQPDLVVTAAYGQLLPETLLTVPAFGCVNVHASLLPKYRGGAPIHQAVIDGENETGVTLMYMVKKLDAGDMLAQASIPIEETDTAGTLHDKLSTLGADLLHKTLPAIAAGTLTPEPQKEAHVTYAPNLSRGQERIDWHKSAEAVYNQIRGMNPWPVAYTHWGDERLKIWRAARVNERYPQKQPGEIVRVAADEGIIVACGDECGLSLQEVQPAGKKKMAVSDFLRGRGQSLAAGEVFGNGENDG; this is encoded by the coding sequence ATGGGAACGCCCGATTTTGCCGTTCCGATACTTAACATGCTTGTGGAGGAAGGGCATACGGTCCTCAAAGTCGTCACCCAACCGGACCGGCCGAAGGGACGAAAACAAAAACCGGCGGAACCTCCGGTCAAAGGAGAGGCAGAACGGCTCGGCTTGGAGGTTTTGCAGCCGGAAAAGGTCAAGGGATCGGTAGCGGACATCTTGGAGCCGCAGCCGGACCTGGTCGTCACCGCCGCTTACGGCCAACTGCTGCCGGAAACGCTTTTAACCGTTCCTGCCTTCGGCTGCGTGAACGTCCACGCCTCCCTTTTGCCGAAATACCGCGGCGGCGCTCCTATTCACCAGGCTGTGATCGACGGGGAAAACGAAACGGGTGTGACCCTTATGTATATGGTAAAAAAACTGGACGCTGGGGATATGCTCGCACAAGCATCTATTCCCATTGAAGAGACGGACACTGCTGGCACGCTTCATGACAAGTTAAGCACCCTCGGTGCCGATCTCCTTCACAAAACATTGCCAGCGATTGCCGCCGGGACGCTCACGCCCGAACCGCAAAAGGAAGCGCACGTGACGTATGCGCCAAACCTTTCCCGCGGACAGGAACGTATTGATTGGCATAAATCTGCCGAAGCTGTGTATAATCAGATTCGCGGCATGAACCCTTGGCCCGTTGCCTATACCCATTGGGGCGATGAGCGCTTGAAAATTTGGCGCGCCGCGCGTGTGAACGAACGCTATCCGCAGAAACAACCGGGCGAAATCGTACGCGTCGCCGCTGATGAAGGCATCATCGTCGCTTGTGGCGATGAATGCGGGCTCTCTTTACAGGAAGTGCAACCGGCAGGAAAGAAAAAAATGGCTGTCAGCGATTTCCTGCGGGGACGCGGACAATCTTTGGCAGCAGGAGAGGTATTCGGCAATGGCGAAAACGACGGATAA
- the pknB gene encoding Stk1 family PASTA domain-containing Ser/Thr kinase codes for MIGERIDGRYEVKAYIGGGMAHVYRARDIILERDVAVKVLQPQHVDDEAFVRRFRREAEASTNLVHPNIVDIYDLGENDGIFYIVMEYMRNNTLKDKIVNEGALSFDEAMRVFSELTSAIAYAHEQGIIHRDIKPQNILLDEEGSVKVTDFGIARASSAATITQTNSVLGSVHYMSPEQARAGTLTTKTDIYAIGVTLFEMVTGLLPFNADSAVSIALKHLQDPFPNAKNLRDDLPESVNNIIRKATAKDPLQRYENVEKMHLDGETALSPERINEAPVHIADPDDESTRPIPAVGPGHNAEDTKVASGEGDEETPPELSGNKKKRKLWKIAGIALLVLIAIIAAFTVVPALLGPDEVDIPDVVGSEEDEAIEELEALNLQPETEYEFHEEAEEGAIFHQDPSAGRTVREGQTVTISVSEGQETVEMPDVVGLQYEQALEELQDFEDVDLTAEETEEVAEDLVIEQTPAPDEEVVPGETTVQITYSEAPDVTLEDLTGTSQDGVNNYLEANNLTGSFQRTDSDQPEGEVISHDPGPYDTVSQGTEINFVISDGPPPDEDEEEEEDELAQTVVASIPVEVSDDNEYEIEIEYEDATTDGPTVDTEEEITEDTEYEVSLEVTPDTDGSYTLYLDGEEAQSNSFSYED; via the coding sequence ATGATTGGAGAGCGTATCGACGGACGTTATGAGGTGAAAGCTTACATTGGCGGCGGGATGGCCCACGTCTATCGAGCTCGTGATATCATTCTTGAGCGGGACGTTGCTGTCAAAGTTCTTCAGCCCCAACACGTCGATGATGAAGCGTTTGTGCGGCGATTTCGACGGGAGGCGGAGGCGTCTACGAACCTTGTGCATCCCAATATCGTCGATATTTATGATTTAGGCGAAAATGATGGAATTTTTTATATTGTCATGGAGTATATGCGCAACAATACCCTCAAGGATAAGATCGTAAACGAGGGAGCATTGTCTTTTGACGAGGCGATGCGGGTCTTCTCGGAATTGACAAGCGCGATTGCCTATGCCCATGAGCAAGGCATTATCCATCGCGATATCAAGCCGCAAAACATATTGCTCGATGAAGAAGGAAGCGTAAAGGTGACGGATTTTGGCATCGCCCGCGCATCCTCTGCTGCGACGATTACCCAGACGAATTCCGTGCTCGGATCCGTCCATTACATGTCCCCGGAGCAGGCGCGCGCAGGCACGCTCACGACGAAAACGGATATCTATGCCATCGGGGTCACCCTTTTTGAAATGGTCACCGGCCTCTTGCCTTTCAACGCCGATTCGGCCGTTTCCATCGCGCTCAAGCATTTGCAGGATCCGTTTCCAAATGCAAAAAACTTGCGGGATGATCTGCCCGAAAGCGTGAATAATATCATTCGGAAAGCCACAGCCAAGGATCCGTTGCAGCGATATGAAAACGTGGAAAAAATGCATTTGGACGGGGAAACAGCCTTGTCACCGGAACGTATTAATGAAGCGCCCGTTCACATTGCAGATCCTGACGACGAAAGCACACGGCCGATTCCTGCCGTTGGTCCCGGTCACAATGCGGAAGACACAAAAGTTGCAAGCGGCGAAGGAGACGAAGAAACGCCTCCGGAACTGAGCGGGAATAAAAAGAAGCGAAAGTTATGGAAAATAGCGGGAATCGCACTTTTGGTTCTCATCGCCATCATCGCAGCTTTTACAGTGGTACCCGCATTATTGGGCCCGGATGAAGTTGACATTCCGGATGTGGTTGGGTCCGAAGAAGATGAAGCGATCGAAGAGCTGGAGGCACTGAATCTGCAGCCGGAAACGGAATATGAATTCCACGAGGAAGCAGAGGAAGGGGCGATCTTTCATCAAGACCCGAGCGCGGGAAGAACCGTACGTGAAGGGCAGACGGTGACGATTTCCGTAAGCGAAGGCCAGGAGACCGTGGAAATGCCGGATGTTGTCGGCTTGCAATATGAACAAGCCCTCGAGGAATTACAAGACTTTGAAGACGTCGATCTCACAGCCGAGGAAACGGAAGAGGTTGCCGAAGACTTAGTCATTGAACAAACTCCGGCTCCCGATGAAGAAGTTGTTCCAGGTGAAACAACCGTTCAGATCACTTACAGTGAAGCACCGGATGTCACTCTTGAGGACCTTACCGGGACATCTCAAGATGGGGTCAACAATTATTTGGAGGCGAATAATTTAACCGGCTCTTTTCAAAGAACGGACTCGGACCAACCGGAAGGGGAAGTAATTTCCCATGATCCGGGACCGTATGATACCGTATCGCAAGGAACGGAAATAAATTTTGTTATCTCCGATGGGCCCCCGCCGGATGAAGACGAAGAGGAAGAAGAAGACGAGCTTGCCCAAACGGTGGTAGCATCCATCCCGGTTGAGGTATCCGACGACAACGAATATGAGATTGAAATCGAGTATGAAGATGCGACCACAGACGGACCAACGGTTGATACGGAAGAGGAGATCACCGAAGACACGGAATACGAAGTTAGCCTTGAAGTGACGCCGGATACCGATGGTTCGTATACGTTGTATTTGGACGGAGAGGAAGCACAATCCAATTCATTTTCATATGAAGATTGA
- the rsgA gene encoding ribosome small subunit-dependent GTPase A has product MYEGQIVKSVGGFYDVKSETSVFRCRARGLFRKQKIKPLVGDYVTFADDYITAVHPRTNMLHRPPMANIDQVILVFSITKPAFSGYLLDRILVHVEAMNVDAVLVVTKNDIASGEEYKVFYEYQRVYEDVGYPVIVPIDNDELLRQRLLPYFQDRVSVLAGPSGVGKSTLLNRLSPDLALETGDISDHLERGKHTTRHVELLNVGGGSVADTPGFSSLDFTGIEMELVQDCFPEISAARMDCKYRGCTHRKEDGCAVKAAVEREGIAGSRYAHYRHFFNEVEESRRY; this is encoded by the coding sequence GTGTATGAAGGGCAAATTGTAAAATCCGTCGGTGGTTTCTATGATGTGAAAAGCGAGACATCCGTTTTTCGATGTCGTGCGCGTGGCTTGTTTCGAAAACAAAAAATAAAACCGTTGGTTGGCGACTATGTTACGTTTGCGGATGATTATATCACGGCTGTTCATCCGCGCACGAATATGTTGCACCGGCCGCCGATGGCCAATATCGATCAGGTGATACTCGTCTTTTCCATCACGAAACCTGCGTTTTCCGGGTATTTGCTCGACCGTATCCTCGTCCATGTCGAGGCAATGAACGTCGACGCGGTCCTCGTCGTTACGAAAAACGATATTGCCTCGGGAGAGGAATACAAGGTGTTTTACGAATATCAGAGGGTATACGAAGACGTCGGTTATCCGGTGATCGTCCCAATCGATAACGATGAGCTCCTCCGGCAGCGGTTGCTGCCTTATTTTCAAGATCGTGTGAGTGTTTTGGCCGGCCCTTCCGGTGTAGGAAAATCCACGCTTCTCAATCGCCTTTCGCCCGACCTGGCATTGGAAACGGGCGACATCTCGGATCACTTGGAACGGGGGAAGCATACAACCCGCCATGTGGAACTTTTAAACGTTGGCGGCGGGAGTGTTGCCGATACTCCCGGTTTCAGTTCCTTGGATTTTACAGGGATTGAGATGGAATTGGTGCAAGACTGTTTCCCGGAAATTAGCGCCGCGAGAATGGACTGTAAATATCGGGGCTGTACCCATCGAAAAGAGGATGGGTGCGCCGTGAAAGCGGCTGTTGAACGAGAGGGTATTGCCGGCAGTCGATATGCACATTACCGGCATTTTTTTAATGAAGTTGAAGAAAGCAGGAGGTATTGA
- the rlmN gene encoding 23S rRNA (adenine(2503)-C(2))-methyltransferase RlmN, whose product MKPSLLSLTYEGCKEWMKENGEPAFRAKQVFEWLYQKRVESMEEMTNLPKALRAKLQETFTMTRLREKLRQTSTDGTIKFLFELEDNYSIETVLMRHDYGNSLCVTTQVGCRLGCTFCASGLGGLQRNLEAGEIVAQVLDVQRALDQSEERIDSIVVMGIGEPFDNYDNLMAFLRTVNDDEGLNIGARHITVSTSGMVPKIYRFADEGLQINFAVSLHAPNSEIRGRLMPINRAFPVHKLMDAIDYYQQKTNRRITYEYGLFGGVNDQVEHAEELADLIGHTKGHVNLIPVNDVPEKDYVRSTRADIFAFERTLKARGINVTIRREQGHDIDAACGQLRAKETG is encoded by the coding sequence ATGAAGCCTTCCTTGCTGTCGTTAACCTATGAGGGATGCAAGGAATGGATGAAAGAGAACGGGGAACCTGCCTTTCGCGCGAAACAGGTCTTCGAATGGCTGTATCAAAAACGGGTAGAGAGCATGGAAGAAATGACCAACTTGCCGAAAGCGTTACGGGCGAAACTGCAAGAAACGTTTACAATGACGCGCTTGCGCGAAAAACTTCGGCAAACGTCCACCGACGGTACCATCAAGTTCTTGTTTGAGCTTGAGGATAACTATTCCATCGAGACGGTGTTGATGCGCCACGATTACGGCAATAGTCTTTGCGTAACGACGCAGGTCGGCTGCCGTTTGGGATGTACATTTTGCGCGTCTGGGCTTGGCGGTTTGCAGCGGAATTTGGAAGCCGGTGAAATTGTCGCCCAAGTGCTCGATGTCCAGCGTGCCCTTGACCAAAGCGAAGAACGAATTGATTCGATTGTCGTGATGGGCATCGGTGAACCGTTTGATAACTACGATAACTTGATGGCGTTCTTGCGCACGGTGAACGACGACGAAGGGTTGAATATCGGCGCTCGCCATATTACCGTTTCCACGAGCGGAATGGTTCCGAAAATCTATCGATTTGCCGACGAAGGATTGCAAATCAATTTTGCGGTCTCCCTGCATGCGCCGAATTCGGAAATCAGAGGTCGCTTGATGCCGATCAACCGTGCCTTCCCTGTTCATAAATTGATGGATGCGATCGACTATTACCAACAGAAAACGAATCGGCGCATCACGTATGAATACGGACTTTTCGGGGGCGTGAACGATCAAGTGGAGCACGCCGAGGAGCTCGCGGATTTAATCGGCCATACGAAAGGGCATGTAAATTTGATTCCCGTTAATGATGTGCCCGAAAAAGACTATGTGCGCTCGACGCGTGCCGATATTTTTGCTTTTGAACGTACACTCAAAGCCCGCGGAATCAATGTTACGATCCGCCGGGAGCAAGGCCATGATATTGATGCTGCCTGCGGCCAATTGCGGGCGAAAGAAACGGGGTGA
- the rpe gene encoding ribulose-phosphate 3-epimerase: MVKIAPSILAVDFASLKEEIVSVEEAGADMIHIDVMDGHFVPNITIGPMIAEASRRSTALPLDVHLMIEQPDNFIPAFVQAGADIVTVHAEACPHLHRTVHLIKEQGAQAGVAINPHTPVDVLRHVLEDIDLVLLMTVNPGFGGQSFIRSAVEKISTVKTLAGDLNRDVWIEVDGGIDDETAPLCTRAGANLLVAGSYVFKKDDRADALRKLRGE; this comes from the coding sequence ATGGTGAAAATCGCCCCGTCCATATTGGCAGTTGATTTTGCATCATTAAAAGAAGAAATCGTATCCGTGGAAGAAGCGGGTGCGGACATGATTCACATCGATGTAATGGATGGCCATTTTGTGCCAAACATTACGATCGGTCCAATGATCGCCGAAGCATCAAGACGATCAACTGCGTTACCGTTGGATGTCCATTTGATGATTGAACAGCCGGATAATTTTATTCCTGCGTTTGTGCAGGCCGGGGCAGATATCGTTACCGTCCACGCGGAAGCCTGCCCCCATTTGCATCGAACGGTCCATTTGATCAAGGAGCAGGGAGCGCAAGCGGGTGTGGCCATTAACCCTCATACGCCTGTTGATGTTCTCAGGCATGTCCTGGAAGACATAGATCTCGTATTGTTAATGACCGTAAATCCCGGTTTTGGCGGCCAATCGTTTATCCGGAGTGCAGTGGAAAAAATAAGTACGGTTAAAACGTTGGCTGGAGATCTGAATCGAGATGTTTGGATTGAGGTCGATGGCGGGATTGACGACGAAACGGCCCCGTTGTGCACTCGAGCGGGCGCAAATCTTCTCGTTGCCGGGTCCTATGTTTTTAAAAAAGACGACCGGGCCGACGCGCTCCGGAAATTACGGGGAGAATAG
- a CDS encoding Stp1/IreP family PP2C-type Ser/Thr phosphatase encodes MILMLPAANCGRKKRGEQMETVFRTDVGNVRRHNEDAGGLFYGEGMMLAVVADGMGGHRAGDVASKMVVEALRDSWQDHPPQNEISEIKDWLQAEIKRANRAVFNKSIDEAAFKGMGTTVVASVLYNDTIIIAHVGDSRAYRFQSQTLEQITSDHSLVNELVRNGQLSSDEAENHPRKNVLTRAIGTEEEIEVEVGTFDFPGRAVLLLCSDGLSDKLGEMDVGATLSGENSMAEAADALIQEALERGGEDNVSIILVHHDEEGAES; translated from the coding sequence ATGATATTGATGCTGCCTGCGGCCAATTGCGGGCGAAAGAAACGGGGTGAGCAGATGGAAACAGTGTTCAGGACAGACGTAGGAAACGTTAGACGCCATAATGAAGACGCCGGAGGCCTTTTTTATGGCGAGGGCATGATGCTCGCCGTCGTTGCCGACGGCATGGGCGGGCATCGTGCCGGAGACGTGGCGAGCAAAATGGTCGTCGAAGCGTTGCGGGATTCCTGGCAAGATCATCCGCCCCAAAACGAAATCAGTGAAATTAAGGATTGGCTGCAAGCGGAAATTAAACGGGCGAATCGGGCCGTTTTTAACAAATCCATCGACGAAGCCGCTTTTAAGGGTATGGGAACGACGGTTGTTGCGTCTGTACTGTACAATGACACGATAATTATTGCTCATGTCGGCGACAGCCGCGCGTATCGGTTTCAATCGCAAACGCTTGAACAAATCACGAGTGATCATTCCCTCGTGAATGAACTTGTCAGAAATGGTCAGCTGTCATCAGATGAAGCCGAAAACCATCCGCGCAAGAACGTGCTCACCCGCGCGATCGGTACCGAAGAAGAGATCGAGGTCGAGGTCGGTACCTTTGATTTTCCGGGGCGGGCCGTCTTATTGCTCTGTTCCGACGGTCTCTCGGATAAATTGGGGGAAATGGATGTGGGCGCGACGTTGAGCGGTGAAAATTCGATGGCTGAAGCTGCCGATGCCCTCATCCAAGAGGCACTCGAGCGTGGAGGCGAGGATAACGTCAGTATCATTCTCGTTCATCATGATGAGGAGGGAGCCGAGTCATGA
- the rsmB gene encoding 16S rRNA (cytosine(967)-C(5))-methyltransferase RsmB: MAKTTDKAPRMRAAKILDRVFFERAYSHLALHEAFREHPLADVDARFVTEVVYGTIKRLNTIDDVLGRVMKNPLQKTDRRVKTILRMSVYQLLFMDRVPERAAIHEGVELAKTWGRGGLKGFVNGVLRNVARQGLPDYRDLADPVKQLALSTSHPEWLVRKWMHAYGEAETYAMCEANVERAYTTLRVNRLQTDRSTLQAGLEADGVQTTSGNLAPDSLIVTKGQALHSEWFKKGAFSFQDESSMLVTYALDPQPGMRVLDACAAPGGKSTHIAERMEDDGEVLANDIHPHKRALIAEQAERLRLKSIHIQTSDAAEFSANVEAESFDRVLVDAPCSGLGVLRAKPDIKWKTDPKEIETLAALQLNILEAAAHALKPGGILVYSTCTIMPAENEDVIAAFLQTHASFEPDDTLDARLGLKAERGQRLIFPQQYGSDGFFIAAMKKRGGQA, encoded by the coding sequence ATGGCGAAAACGACGGATAAAGCCCCGCGCATGCGGGCGGCAAAAATACTTGACCGCGTGTTTTTTGAACGGGCGTACAGCCATCTTGCCTTGCATGAAGCATTTCGTGAACATCCGTTAGCGGATGTGGACGCGCGTTTTGTCACCGAAGTCGTGTACGGAACAATCAAACGCTTGAATACGATCGATGATGTGCTCGGACGCGTCATGAAAAATCCGCTCCAAAAAACCGACCGCAGGGTGAAAACCATTTTGCGCATGAGCGTCTATCAATTGCTTTTTATGGATCGGGTGCCGGAGCGCGCGGCCATCCATGAAGGGGTGGAATTGGCAAAAACATGGGGCAGGGGCGGATTGAAAGGGTTCGTCAACGGTGTGTTGCGAAACGTGGCCCGCCAAGGGCTTCCGGACTATCGTGATCTAGCCGATCCCGTTAAACAGCTCGCCCTTTCCACATCGCACCCGGAATGGCTCGTGCGTAAATGGATGCACGCTTATGGGGAAGCGGAGACATACGCCATGTGCGAGGCAAATGTCGAGCGGGCGTATACGACGTTGCGCGTGAATCGCCTGCAAACGGATCGCTCGACGTTACAGGCAGGTTTGGAAGCAGATGGTGTGCAAACAACTTCGGGGAATCTTGCTCCTGACAGTTTAATCGTTACAAAAGGACAAGCGTTGCACAGCGAATGGTTCAAAAAAGGAGCTTTTTCTTTTCAGGACGAAAGTTCGATGCTCGTGACTTACGCGTTGGATCCGCAGCCGGGGATGCGCGTGCTTGATGCTTGTGCCGCCCCGGGGGGGAAGTCGACCCATATCGCCGAACGGATGGAAGACGATGGTGAGGTGCTCGCCAATGACATTCATCCCCATAAACGCGCGCTCATCGCCGAACAGGCAGAACGTTTGCGTTTAAAAAGCATCCACATCCAAACTAGTGACGCCGCCGAATTTTCCGCAAACGTTGAAGCGGAAAGCTTTGATCGTGTGCTCGTGGATGCGCCGTGCAGCGGTCTCGGCGTTTTAAGGGCAAAGCCCGACATTAAATGGAAAACCGATCCGAAAGAGATCGAAACGCTTGCAGCGTTGCAATTAAATATTTTGGAGGCGGCCGCCCATGCATTGAAGCCGGGCGGAATCCTTGTGTACAGCACGTGTACGATAATGCCGGCGGAAAACGAAGACGTAATCGCTGCCTTTTTGCAAACACACGCTTCGTTTGAACCGGATGACACACTTGATGCACGTCTCGGCCTGAAGGCGGAACGTGGCCAAAGGCTGATTTTTCCACAGCAATATGGAAGTGACGGTTTTTTTATTGCCGCCATGAAGAAACGAGGGGGCCAAGCATGA